Below is a window of Pseudomonas sp. B21-040 DNA.
CTGCGAACGGCTGCGCGATCCTTCTGGCTTGCCTGTTTGTGCTTTTGTCATCGGTCCTCGCCTGTCCTGCCCAATTCACTACTCGCCCTTGTAGGAGCAGGGCTTGCCCGCGATGGCATCACCCCGGTCCAAAGTGAGACCGCGCCGTCTGCATCGCGGGCAAGCCCGGCTCCTACAGGGTCCGGGGATTACACCGCTACATGCATAAAGCTTTGTGACTGCGCCAGCGCAAACGGGCTGAACACCTGCCAGGCCTGCTCTCGCTGAAACCGGCCTTTGACGAAGCCCGACATTGGCCCGTTCAAATGATCTGCCGGCTGCAGGCTGTCCTGGGCAAAGTGCTGCAAGCCGAAGACTTCGTCGACCAGCAACCCGGCAAAAATTTCGTTATGTTCCACCACCAACACGCGCCGCTGCTTGCGCACAGCCGAGGCTTCGTGGCCAAAAAAACCACCCAGGTCCATGATCGGCAGCAATCGCCCACGCAAGTTGGCCACCCCTTTGACCCAGGGTTTGACGCCCGGCAATTGGGTGAAGCGCGGTTCATGCAGGACTTCGCTGACTTCGCCCATCGGCGCGACGTACCAGTCCTCGCCCAAGCGAAAACCAATGCCGCTCCAGCTGTCCTGTCGGGTCGGCTGGGACGGCAAATCCGCCGCCAGCAGACGACAGCGCTGATCGATCTGCAGCAGCAGCTCGAAAGCCGTCAGCGATTCAGTCATGGGCGGACGTTCAACCGGCCAGCACGTTGTTCAGGGTTTTGATCAGGGTTTCTTCGTCGACCGGTTTGGTCAGGTAATCCTTGGCCCCCTGGCGCGTTCCCCAGACCTTGTCGGTTTCCTGATCCTTGGTGGTGATGATGATCACCGGGATGTGCCCGGTTTCCGGGTCTTTGGTCAGCTGGCGAGTCGCCTGGAAGCCGTTGAGGCCAGGCATGACGATGTCCATCAGCACCGCGTCGGGTTTTTCCTGGCGGGCCAGGGCCACGCCGTCGGCGCCGTTTTCGGCTTTCAACACTTCGTGACCGTGCTTTTCCAGCATGCCGGTCAGTTTGTACATTTCGGTCGGCGAATCATCGACGATCAGAATACGAGCCATGGTCTTCCCCATTCTTGTCGACACCGGGCCCGCTGGCCGAGCGTCACTGTGCGTGTCCTACTGCGGCAAAACGGCGGCGAAGCCCGGAACATGGGCCTGGATCGCGTTCAGCAGTTCTTCCTTGCTGAAAGGCTTGGTCAAAAACTGGTCGGAGCCAACGATGCGCCCCTTGGCCTTGTCGAACAGCCCGTCCTTGGACGACAGCATAATCACTGGCGTGGACTTGAACGCACTATTGTTCTTGATTAAAGCGCAGGTCTGATAGCCATCCAGACGCGGCATCATGATGTCGACAAAGATGATGCCGGGATGGTTATCGGCAATCTTGGCCAGCGCATCGAAACCGTCGATGGCCGTAATGACTTCACAACCCACATTCTTCAACAGCGTTTCGGCGGTGCGACGAATCGTCTTCGAATCGTCGATCACCATGACCTTCAAGGCGCTGGAATGCTGATCCATAAATGCTCTACCGTCGCCTTTGCGAAACAAATTGTCCGTTTGCGCTCGAAACCCTTGATACTCAAGGGCCAGCATGACATGGCAGCCTTTTTAGCACAGTCTCCAAAACCAATCTATCGGCCGACTTGCACGATGGTTTTTCCTTGACCGGGAACACACTCAGCGCCACTCTGACGCCACTTTTTCATGTCCATTCGGACCACCCAAATTCGAGGAAAAACCCATGAGCGTTCGCGTCGGGATTGTCATGGACCCCATTGCCAGCATCTCCTATAAAAAGGATAGCTCGCTGGCCATGCTGCTGGCCGCGCAGAAGCGCGGCTGGGAACTGTTCTATATGGAACAGCGCGATTTGTACCAGGGCGAAGGCCAGGCTCGCGCGCGGATGCGTCCGCTGCAAGTGTTCGCCAACCCGGAAAAATGGTTCGAACTGGGCGCCGAGAGCGATGCGCCGCTCAGCGATCTGAACGTGATCCTGATGCGCAAGGATCCACCGTTCGACATGGAGTTCGTTTACTCCACCTATTTGCTGGAACAAGCCGAAAGCGCCGGCGTGCTGGTGGTCAACAAGCCGCAGAGCCTGCGTGACTGCAACGAAAAACTGTTCGCCACGTTGTTTCCGCAG
It encodes the following:
- a CDS encoding chemotaxis protein CheW, producing MTESLTAFELLLQIDQRCRLLAADLPSQPTRQDSWSGIGFRLGEDWYVAPMGEVSEVLHEPRFTQLPGVKPWVKGVANLRGRLLPIMDLGGFFGHEASAVRKQRRVLVVEHNEIFAGLLVDEVFGLQHFAQDSLQPADHLNGPMSGFVKGRFQREQAWQVFSPFALAQSQSFMHVAV
- the pilH gene encoding twitching motility response regulator PilH; translation: MARILIVDDSPTEMYKLTGMLEKHGHEVLKAENGADGVALARQEKPDAVLMDIVMPGLNGFQATRQLTKDPETGHIPVIIITTKDQETDKVWGTRQGAKDYLTKPVDEETLIKTLNNVLAG
- the pilG gene encoding twitching motility response regulator PilG: MDQHSSALKVMVIDDSKTIRRTAETLLKNVGCEVITAIDGFDALAKIADNHPGIIFVDIMMPRLDGYQTCALIKNNSAFKSTPVIMLSSKDGLFDKAKGRIVGSDQFLTKPFSKEELLNAIQAHVPGFAAVLPQ